A single window of Microbispora hainanensis DNA harbors:
- a CDS encoding Gfo/Idh/MocA family oxidoreductase: MPPSDFPEIRVGLVGFGPAGSFFHAPLIAATPGLRLAAVVTRDPSRAERVRAGHPGAAVVPAADDLWDHCDLVVIASPNRTHVPLATEAIKAGLPVVVDKPLAGAAAEARDLVRLARDRGLMLTVFQNRRWDGDFLTLRRVLPELGEVHRFESRFERWRPVPKGGWRESGGPEDVGGTLYDLGSHLVDQALRLFGPVSHVYAETDVRRDGVRNDDDAFVALTHRNGTRSHLWMSAVAADLGPRFRVLGSRASYVKWGLDPQEERLRAGERPDAAGFGPGGGPGEGTGAGWGAEAPERWGTLGAEGDCRRVPTEPGAYQRFYEGVVACLRDGAPPPVEPDDAVDAIAVLEAAVLSATRGQVVGLPGREE; the protein is encoded by the coding sequence ATGCCGCCCTCAGATTTCCCCGAAATCCGCGTCGGACTGGTCGGTTTCGGTCCGGCCGGATCCTTCTTCCACGCGCCGCTGATCGCCGCCACGCCGGGGCTGCGCCTCGCCGCCGTCGTCACCCGCGACCCCTCCAGGGCCGAGCGGGTCCGTGCCGGCCATCCCGGCGCGGCCGTCGTCCCCGCCGCGGACGACCTGTGGGACCACTGCGATCTCGTGGTGATCGCGTCGCCGAACCGCACCCACGTGCCCCTGGCGACCGAGGCGATCAAGGCCGGGCTTCCCGTGGTCGTGGACAAGCCGCTGGCCGGCGCCGCCGCGGAGGCCCGCGACCTCGTACGGCTCGCGCGCGACCGCGGGCTGATGCTGACGGTCTTCCAGAACAGGCGCTGGGACGGCGACTTCCTGACGCTGCGCCGCGTGCTGCCCGAGCTGGGCGAGGTCCACCGGTTCGAGTCGCGGTTCGAGCGGTGGCGGCCGGTGCCCAAGGGCGGCTGGCGCGAGTCGGGCGGGCCGGAGGATGTCGGCGGCACCCTCTACGACCTCGGCAGCCATCTGGTGGACCAGGCGCTGCGGTTGTTCGGCCCGGTCTCCCACGTGTACGCGGAGACCGACGTCAGGCGGGACGGGGTGCGCAACGACGACGACGCGTTCGTGGCGCTGACCCACCGGAACGGGACCCGGTCGCACCTGTGGATGAGCGCGGTGGCCGCCGACCTCGGCCCGAGGTTCCGCGTGCTCGGCTCCCGCGCGTCCTACGTGAAGTGGGGCCTGGACCCCCAGGAGGAACGCCTGCGGGCGGGCGAGCGGCCGGACGCCGCCGGCTTCGGCCCAGGCGGCGGCCCGGGTGAGGGTACGGGAGCCGGATGGGGCGCGGAGGCCCCGGAGCGCTGGGGCACGCTCGGAGCCGAGGGCGACTGCCGCCGGGTGCCCACCGAGCCCGGGGCCTACCAGCGGTTCTATGAGGGAGTCGTGGCCTGCCTGCGGGACGGCGCGCCGCCGCCGGTCGAGCCGGACGACGCCGTGGACGCGATCGCCGTGCTGGAGGCCGCCGTCCTGTCGGCGACCCGCGGCCAGGTGGTCGGCCTCCCCGGCCGGGAGGAATAG
- a CDS encoding TetR/AcrR family transcriptional regulator, which translates to MAYDAEDTRRRIFDAAIAEFAEHGLAGARVDRIATAAKANKQAIYLYYGSKEKLFAAVVRAKLEEVRASVSVDPGAVAESVGQMFDWYREHPELIRLLLWEALEVRDEPGESERERRDAFREKAGQLADAGPVGHLPEDARVRAAQDLLFTVMGLISWNFAVPRMCRLVLDEETEEAAFARRRETVIEAVRRLATAPPVPDAAAARPAE; encoded by the coding sequence ATGGCCTACGACGCGGAGGACACCAGACGGAGGATCTTCGACGCCGCCATCGCCGAGTTCGCCGAGCACGGGCTGGCCGGGGCCAGGGTGGACCGCATCGCGACGGCCGCCAAGGCCAACAAACAGGCCATCTACCTCTATTACGGCAGCAAGGAGAAGCTGTTCGCCGCCGTCGTGCGGGCGAAGCTGGAGGAGGTCCGCGCCTCCGTCTCCGTCGACCCCGGCGCGGTGGCAGAGTCGGTCGGGCAGATGTTCGACTGGTATCGGGAGCACCCGGAGCTGATCAGGCTGCTGCTGTGGGAGGCGCTGGAGGTGCGCGACGAGCCCGGCGAGAGCGAGCGGGAGCGGCGCGACGCCTTCCGCGAGAAGGCCGGTCAGCTCGCCGACGCGGGCCCGGTCGGCCACCTTCCCGAGGATGCGCGGGTCCGCGCGGCCCAAGATCTGCTGTTCACCGTCATGGGCCTGATCTCGTGGAACTTCGCGGTGCCCCGGATGTGCCGCCTCGTCCTGGACGAGGAGACCGAGGAGGCCGCGTTCGCCCGGCGGCGCGAGACGGTGATCGAGGCCGTCCGCAGGCTCGCCACCGCCCCGCCCGTCCCGGACGCCGCGGCGGCGCGGCCCGCGGAGTGA
- a CDS encoding SDR family oxidoreductase, whose protein sequence is MSTATPIPVRSPLPGALSGATVVLVGGSSGIGLAAAVLLRSIGARVVLVGRDPDRLEAAASRVRGSGPDDAVLGVTGDGGDERTLAEAFDRAGRVDHVYVTAGGISGAGPLAALSADDIRTTLGSGSLQTAFTVARAAATRLPAGGSLTFSSGILVVRPAPGMTVPLSAAGAVETLTRALAVELAPARVRVNAVRYGRIDTPLLRSLPGLDSDDAVAAAGTSVPLGRFGTAEEAAATAVFLMANNHVTGQVITVDGGETLV, encoded by the coding sequence ATGAGCACTGCGACACCCATCCCCGTACGGTCGCCGCTGCCCGGCGCGCTCTCCGGCGCGACCGTCGTCCTCGTCGGCGGAAGCTCGGGCATCGGGCTGGCGGCGGCCGTCCTGCTGCGGTCGATCGGCGCCCGCGTCGTGCTGGTCGGCCGCGACCCCGACCGGCTGGAGGCCGCCGCCTCCCGGGTGCGAGGCTCGGGCCCGGACGACGCCGTGCTGGGCGTCACCGGTGACGGCGGCGACGAGCGGACCCTCGCGGAGGCGTTCGACCGGGCGGGCCGGGTCGACCACGTGTACGTCACCGCGGGCGGCATCAGCGGCGCCGGCCCGCTGGCCGCCCTCTCGGCCGACGACATCCGCACGACCCTCGGCTCGGGCTCCCTTCAGACGGCCTTCACGGTCGCCCGCGCGGCGGCGACCCGGCTTCCCGCGGGCGGCTCGCTCACGTTCAGCTCGGGCATCCTCGTGGTCCGCCCCGCTCCCGGGATGACCGTCCCGCTGTCGGCCGCCGGCGCCGTGGAGACCCTCACCAGGGCACTCGCCGTGGAGCTCGCCCCCGCACGGGTGCGCGTGAACGCCGTACGCTACGGCCGGATCGACACCCCGCTCCTGCGTTCGCTGCCGGGGCTGGACTCCGACGACGCGGTCGCCGCCGCCGGGACGTCCGTCCCCCTCGGCCGCTTCGGCACCGCCGAGGAGGCCGCCGCCACGGCCGTCTTCCTCATGGCCAACAACCACGTCACCGGCCAGGTCATCACCGTGGACGGCGGCGAGACCCTCGTCTGA
- a CDS encoding tyrosine-protein phosphatase, producing the protein MNAYERWIVLEGAANVRDLGGLPTVDGGTTAPGRILRADNLQGLTDNDVALLVGDLKLRHVVDLRSHTEVRLEGPGPLTRLPEVGIHHHSLFAEGGHLTDVEADTVDERALPWQGERAEEDLAELRVTGYYYGYLRDRPDSVVAALRVLARDDGMAVVHCAAGKDRTGVVCALALAVAGATREAIIEDYVATGERLEGILARLRASRTYREDLDSKPADSHLPRPEYMGQFLATLDDRFGGPLAWLRAHGWTDADTEALRGRLRD; encoded by the coding sequence ATGAATGCATACGAGCGTTGGATCGTTCTGGAAGGCGCGGCGAACGTACGGGACCTCGGCGGCCTGCCCACGGTGGACGGCGGGACCACGGCGCCCGGCCGGATCCTGCGGGCCGACAACCTGCAGGGCCTGACCGACAATGACGTGGCGTTGCTCGTGGGCGACCTCAAGCTGCGGCACGTGGTCGACCTGCGGTCGCACACCGAGGTACGCCTGGAGGGGCCCGGTCCGCTGACCCGCCTGCCGGAGGTCGGCATCCACCACCACAGCCTGTTCGCGGAGGGCGGGCACCTCACCGACGTCGAGGCCGACACGGTCGACGAGCGGGCACTGCCGTGGCAGGGCGAGCGGGCCGAGGAGGACCTGGCCGAGCTCCGCGTGACCGGCTACTACTACGGATATCTGCGGGACCGGCCCGACTCGGTGGTGGCCGCCCTGCGGGTGCTCGCCCGTGACGACGGCATGGCCGTGGTCCACTGCGCGGCGGGCAAGGACCGCACCGGAGTGGTCTGCGCCCTGGCGCTCGCCGTCGCGGGCGCCACCCGGGAGGCGATCATCGAGGACTACGTCGCCACCGGCGAACGGCTGGAGGGCATCCTCGCCCGGCTGCGCGCCAGCCGCACCTACCGCGAGGACCTCGACTCGAAGCCGGCCGACAGCCACCTGCCGCGGCCCGAATACATGGGGCAGTTCCTGGCGACGCTGGACGACCGGTTCGGCGGCCCTCTCGCCTGGCTGCGCGCCCACGGCTGGACCGACGCCGACACCGAGGCCCTGCGCGGCCGGCTGCGCGACTGA
- a CDS encoding SGNH/GDSL hydrolase family protein gives MARPAHRLTMAALALAVSGVTVALPMAPVHAESLTAARTATATPSAVRGLAAAAAPRRTAAPRPGDDSRAQHRLVGAWTTATDRISAALGGQTIRMVVRASVGGTGMRLRLSNLFGAAPVTFADVHVGVQAYGAEIIAGTNRPVTFRKRTSVKVPPGQAVWSDPIPGRVAGGSALVVSLHLPGTVRGVTGHERAYSTTYLSEPGDFAAEESGEGFTYTSTQWYFLDRIAVEAGATTIGSVVAFGDSITDGTGQAVDANRRWTDYLRQRLARQSQSRRLGVLNAGIAGNRLLHSNVGPSGVSRFYRDALSQPGVRTVVIYEGINDISRGEYTSIKPLVYGYKRLVQAAHARKVKVLVATLTPFYGFGTWTPEREELRQRLNTWIRTSKMFDGVLDFDRAVRDPDFPEQLAVPYDSGDHLHLSDAGRLALADAVNLRML, from the coding sequence ATGGCACGGCCGGCGCACCGGTTGACCATGGCCGCTCTCGCCCTCGCCGTCAGCGGCGTGACCGTGGCGCTTCCCATGGCGCCGGTCCACGCGGAGTCCCTCACGGCCGCGCGCACCGCGACCGCCACGCCCTCCGCCGTCCGGGGGCTCGCGGCGGCGGCCGCCCCGCGGCGTACGGCCGCGCCGAGGCCCGGTGACGACTCGCGCGCGCAGCACCGCCTGGTCGGCGCCTGGACCACCGCGACCGACCGGATCAGCGCGGCCCTCGGCGGGCAGACCATACGCATGGTCGTGCGCGCCAGCGTCGGCGGCACCGGCATGCGCCTGCGTCTGTCCAACCTCTTCGGGGCGGCGCCGGTGACGTTCGCCGACGTCCACGTGGGCGTCCAGGCGTACGGCGCCGAGATCATCGCGGGCACCAACCGGCCGGTGACCTTCCGCAAGCGCACCTCGGTCAAGGTGCCGCCGGGCCAGGCCGTCTGGAGCGATCCGATCCCGGGCCGGGTCGCCGGCGGATCGGCCCTGGTCGTCAGCCTCCACCTGCCCGGCACGGTCAGGGGCGTGACCGGGCACGAACGCGCCTACAGCACCACCTACCTGTCCGAGCCGGGGGACTTCGCGGCGGAGGAGAGCGGCGAGGGCTTCACCTACACGAGCACCCAGTGGTACTTCCTCGACCGGATCGCGGTCGAGGCGGGCGCGACCACGATCGGCTCGGTGGTCGCGTTCGGCGACTCGATCACCGACGGCACCGGCCAGGCCGTCGACGCCAACCGCCGCTGGACCGACTATCTGCGGCAGCGGCTGGCCCGCCAGTCGCAGTCGCGGCGGCTGGGCGTGCTCAACGCCGGCATCGCCGGAAACCGGCTGCTGCACTCCAACGTCGGCCCGAGCGGGGTCAGCCGGTTCTACCGCGACGCGCTCAGCCAGCCCGGGGTGCGCACGGTGGTGATCTACGAGGGGATCAACGACATCTCCCGGGGCGAGTACACCTCGATCAAGCCGCTCGTTTACGGATACAAGCGGCTGGTCCAGGCGGCGCACGCCCGCAAGGTCAAGGTGCTGGTCGCGACGCTCACCCCGTTCTACGGTTTCGGCACCTGGACCCCGGAGCGCGAGGAGCTCCGGCAGCGGCTGAACACGTGGATCCGCACGAGCAAGATGTTCGACGGCGTGCTCGACTTCGACCGGGCCGTACGCGACCCCGACTTCCCCGAGCAGCTCGCCGTCCCGTACGACTCGGGTGACCACCTGCACCTCAGTGACGCCGGGCGGCTCGCGCTCGCCGACGCGGTGAACCTCCGCATGCTCTGA
- a CDS encoding serine/threonine-protein kinase gives MVAPLEPDDPRTLGGFRISGRLGEGGQGVVYLGHAPDGAPVAVKVLKTGLDPVVRARLARELDVLRGVAPFCTARVITAMVDGREPYVVSEFVDGPSLQQRVAASGPLRGGELERLAVGTATALAAIHGAGIVHRDFKPANVLLGPDGPRVVDFGIARHDESETMTAGPVGTPAYLAPEQIAGHPASPASDVFAWGATIVFAASGRAAFGAGNVAAVLHRIMTTFPDLTPVPPPLRALVERCLAKDPAVRPTARDLLLELVGTPTLPGRTGAAANVSPGGPAQPYDPTSATSPSASPAGAHTAPGGGAADSMPGGGRGGSRLRVLAGAGAAVVALGITAALLVPRLAAMSGGPSPTPLPTAPSYVQSTEAASPAPTGATTTDAGGYGGGTDPATTSAPAGIPQAFEGKWRGHIAPTAGLLTSEYDIEIELKAGEPSGRWKEPANSCDGTLRLTGASGSALTFRLEDVPKCVPGDVVLTRRGNALAYRHTDDLGLFAYEGTLTKDS, from the coding sequence ATGGTCGCCCCCCTTGAGCCAGACGACCCGCGCACGCTCGGCGGGTTCCGTATCAGCGGCCGTCTCGGCGAGGGCGGCCAAGGCGTCGTCTATCTGGGACACGCCCCGGACGGCGCCCCGGTCGCGGTCAAGGTGCTCAAGACCGGGCTCGACCCCGTCGTCCGGGCACGGCTGGCGCGCGAGCTCGACGTCCTGCGCGGCGTCGCCCCCTTCTGCACCGCCAGGGTGATCACGGCGATGGTGGACGGGCGCGAGCCGTACGTCGTGAGCGAGTTCGTCGACGGCCCCTCGCTGCAGCAGCGGGTGGCCGCGTCGGGCCCGCTGCGCGGGGGCGAGCTGGAACGGCTCGCGGTGGGGACGGCGACCGCGCTGGCGGCGATCCACGGCGCGGGCATCGTGCACCGCGACTTCAAGCCGGCCAACGTGCTGCTGGGGCCGGACGGCCCCCGCGTGGTCGACTTCGGCATCGCCCGCCACGACGAGAGCGAGACGATGACCGCGGGCCCGGTGGGCACCCCGGCCTACCTGGCGCCCGAGCAGATCGCGGGGCATCCGGCCTCTCCCGCCTCCGACGTGTTCGCGTGGGGCGCGACGATCGTCTTCGCCGCCTCCGGCAGGGCGGCGTTCGGCGCCGGGAACGTCGCCGCCGTGCTGCACCGGATCATGACGACCTTCCCCGATCTGACGCCGGTGCCCCCGCCCCTGCGGGCGCTGGTCGAACGCTGCCTCGCCAAGGATCCCGCCGTCCGCCCCACCGCCCGCGACCTGCTGCTCGAACTGGTCGGCACCCCGACCCTCCCGGGGCGTACGGGGGCGGCGGCGAACGTCTCTCCCGGCGGGCCCGCGCAGCCGTACGATCCGACTTCGGCGACCTCGCCGTCGGCGAGCCCGGCCGGAGCGCATACCGCCCCCGGAGGCGGAGCGGCGGACAGCATGCCCGGGGGCGGCCGGGGCGGGTCGCGCCTGCGGGTCCTGGCCGGGGCCGGCGCCGCCGTGGTGGCTCTCGGGATCACCGCCGCGCTGCTGGTGCCGCGCCTGGCCGCGATGTCCGGCGGGCCGTCCCCCACGCCCCTGCCGACCGCGCCCTCGTACGTCCAGAGCACGGAGGCGGCGAGCCCGGCGCCGACCGGTGCCACGACGACAGACGCGGGCGGATACGGCGGCGGGACGGACCCGGCGACCACATCCGCGCCCGCGGGCATCCCCCAGGCGTTCGAGGGAAAGTGGCGGGGGCACATCGCACCCACCGCCGGTCTCCTCACGAGCGAGTACGACATAGAGATCGAGCTGAAGGCCGGCGAGCCGTCCGGCAGATGGAAGGAGCCGGCGAACTCCTGCGACGGCACGCTGCGGCTGACGGGGGCGTCCGGCTCGGCGCTCACGTTCCGGCTGGAGGACGTCCCGAAGTGCGTCCCCGGCGACGTCGTGCTCACCCGGCGGGGGAACGCCCTCGCCTATCGCCACACCGACGACCTCGGCCTGTTCGCCTACGAGGGGACCCTCACCAAGGACTCCTGA
- a CDS encoding LacI family DNA-binding transcriptional regulator — MIEGGRSRRLRGPRRGDLSVAAIAELAGVSPPTVSKVLHGRTGVGESTRQRVEALLREHGFRRQVPAGSAYGLEVVCSNMLGSIAVEIMRGVEQVAATRQLFVGFTDVRSRVTAGLPWVEPLLLRQPVGVIAVVSGFTTEHRDLFEAAGVPLVALDPTGDVHPTPSVGSTGWSGALAATRHLLDLGHRRIGVITGPADFLASRARLDGVRAALDTAGVPFDKRLMRDGPFLYEYGRDLGAELLALPDPPTAIVCGNDLQAFGVYEAARLAGLRIPDDLSVVGFDDIEHCAWVAPPLTTVRQPFFEIGATAARMVLALADGERPSETLVELGTTLVVRDSTAPPRRNARIRSPW, encoded by the coding sequence ATGATCGAGGGAGGCCGGTCGCGCAGGCTCCGAGGCCCTCGGCGCGGCGACCTCAGCGTCGCCGCGATCGCCGAGCTCGCCGGGGTCTCACCGCCGACGGTCTCGAAGGTGCTGCACGGCCGGACCGGCGTGGGGGAGAGCACCCGGCAGCGGGTGGAGGCGCTCCTGCGCGAGCACGGGTTCCGCAGGCAGGTGCCCGCCGGGTCGGCGTACGGCCTGGAGGTGGTGTGCAGCAACATGCTGGGCTCCATCGCCGTCGAGATCATGCGGGGCGTCGAGCAGGTCGCGGCCACCCGTCAGCTCTTCGTCGGCTTCACCGACGTACGTTCACGAGTCACGGCGGGCCTGCCCTGGGTGGAACCCCTGTTGCTGCGGCAGCCGGTGGGGGTGATCGCCGTCGTCTCCGGATTCACCACCGAGCACCGCGACCTGTTCGAGGCCGCGGGCGTCCCCCTCGTGGCGCTGGACCCCACCGGGGACGTGCATCCCACGCCGTCGGTGGGATCGACCGGCTGGAGCGGCGCGCTCGCGGCCACCCGGCACCTGCTCGACCTGGGGCACCGGCGGATCGGCGTGATCACCGGGCCGGCCGACTTCCTGGCCTCGCGGGCGCGCCTCGACGGCGTCCGCGCCGCCCTGGACACCGCGGGCGTCCCGTTCGACAAACGGCTCATGCGTGACGGGCCGTTCCTGTACGAGTACGGCCGGGACCTCGGGGCGGAGCTGCTGGCCCTGCCCGACCCTCCGACGGCCATCGTGTGCGGCAACGACCTGCAGGCGTTCGGCGTCTACGAGGCCGCCCGGCTCGCCGGTCTGCGCATCCCCGACGACCTCAGCGTCGTCGGGTTCGACGACATCGAGCACTGCGCCTGGGTGGCGCCGCCGTTGACGACGGTACGCCAGCCGTTCTTCGAGATCGGCGCCACCGCCGCGCGGATGGTGCTGGCGCTGGCCGACGGGGAACGGCCGTCCGAGACGCTCGTCGAGCTCGGCACCACCCTCGTGGTGCGCGACAGCACGGCCCCGCCCCGCCGGAACGCCAGGATCAGGAGTCCTTGGTGA
- a CDS encoding hemerythrin domain-containing protein, whose protein sequence is MATDVISLIKEDHRDVESLFERLRKMPENRPALLAELAAKFIAHSEGEEDEVYPVLARRRPDEKEEVHHGAEEHHEAEEMISRLLETAPESPEFETLLHELIEAVTHHVEEEEHDILPVLEKAVPFEERVRLGKAFSKRKAEVLAAPIKPRSRTKDELLHQAKELGVDAASGMTKDELVSAVKQQKQAQS, encoded by the coding sequence ATGGCAACCGACGTCATCAGCCTGATCAAGGAAGATCACCGCGACGTGGAGTCGCTGTTCGAACGGCTCCGGAAGATGCCGGAGAACCGGCCGGCTCTCCTCGCGGAGCTGGCGGCGAAGTTCATCGCCCACAGCGAGGGCGAGGAGGACGAGGTCTACCCCGTGCTCGCCAGGCGGCGGCCCGACGAGAAGGAGGAGGTCCACCACGGAGCCGAGGAGCACCACGAGGCCGAGGAGATGATCTCCCGGCTCCTGGAGACCGCCCCGGAGAGCCCCGAGTTCGAGACACTGCTGCACGAGCTGATCGAGGCGGTGACGCACCACGTCGAGGAAGAGGAGCACGACATCCTCCCGGTGCTGGAGAAGGCCGTCCCCTTCGAGGAGCGGGTGCGGCTCGGCAAGGCGTTCAGCAAGCGGAAGGCCGAGGTGCTCGCCGCGCCGATCAAGCCGCGCTCGCGGACGAAGGACGAGCTGCTGCACCAGGCCAAGGAGCTGGGCGTCGACGCCGCGTCGGGGATGACCAAGGACGAGCTGGTCTCCGCCGTCAAGCAGCAGAAGCAGGCGCAGAGCTGA
- a CDS encoding HAD family hydrolase, producing MVRALVFDVGETLIDETRIWSRWADRLGVPRLTFMGVLGGMAALDRSHREAFELIRPGIDLDAEIEAWRREDPDGLRENFDAEDLYPDVRHALAALREAGYDLIVAGNQPPQAYDALVAMDLPVDAIHTSAGWGVEKPDPGFFAKVAAVCGHEPGEILYVGDRLDNDVLPAARAGMRTALLRRGPWGYLHSERPDAARADLVADGLTDLVRLVPTLT from the coding sequence ATGGTCCGGGCGCTCGTGTTCGACGTGGGAGAGACGCTCATCGACGAGACCCGGATCTGGTCCCGGTGGGCCGACCGGCTGGGCGTGCCGCGCCTGACCTTCATGGGGGTTCTCGGCGGCATGGCCGCGCTCGACCGCAGCCACCGGGAGGCGTTCGAGCTGATCAGGCCGGGGATCGACCTCGACGCCGAGATCGAGGCGTGGCGGCGCGAGGACCCCGACGGGCTGCGCGAGAACTTCGACGCCGAGGACCTCTACCCGGACGTGCGGCACGCCCTGGCGGCCCTGCGAGAGGCAGGCTACGACCTGATCGTCGCGGGCAACCAGCCGCCCCAGGCGTACGACGCGCTGGTCGCGATGGACCTGCCGGTGGACGCGATCCACACCTCGGCGGGATGGGGGGTGGAGAAGCCCGACCCCGGGTTCTTCGCCAAGGTCGCGGCCGTCTGCGGGCATGAGCCGGGGGAGATCCTCTACGTCGGCGACCGTCTCGACAACGACGTCCTGCCGGCCGCGCGTGCCGGGATGCGTACGGCCCTGCTGCGCCGGGGACCCTGGGGCTACCTGCACTCCGAGCGCCCGGACGCCGCCCGGGCCGACCTCGTTGCCGACGGCCTCACCGATCTCGTCCGCCTGGTCCCCACCCTCACCTGA
- a CDS encoding gamma-glutamyltransferase family protein → MSETRYALNSMVCTVDHLASAAGVAMLDKGGNAVDAAIAANAVLAVTAPHMCGLGGDLFALVHDGAVSALNASGRAGSGADPDRLRAEGLDRMPHLYDIRSVPVPGCADGWLALHERWARLPLGDLLAPAIRLATEGFPASPLLAPGGEFIGSLAGARDFAAVRRAGDVIRRPGVARALTALAEGGRAAFYQGEFGKGLLELGRGEYTEEDLARPNADWVEPLSVEAFGHRVWTVPPNSQGYLLLLALEILTELERPADPADPRWAHLLVEAARAAGHDRLDVLHEAAVAPLGTAAARRAMIDTERRSPVPDAPAGPGDTTYLCVVDGDGMGVSLIQSNASGFGSLLFEPNTGINLHNRGIGFSLTPGHPAEYGPGRRPPHTLCPALITRPDGALRTVIGTMGGDAQPQILLQLVTRLLAHDQTPGEAIGAPRWALGSGTGFDTWRSAPVVEVEEGAPWADGLRERGHTVEPVEWGSGFGHAHMIDRLPSGVLAGAADPRALIGAALGR, encoded by the coding sequence GTGAGCGAGACTCGGTATGCCCTGAACAGCATGGTGTGCACAGTCGATCATCTGGCCTCGGCGGCGGGGGTCGCCATGCTGGACAAGGGCGGGAACGCGGTGGATGCGGCCATCGCCGCCAACGCCGTACTGGCGGTCACCGCCCCCCATATGTGCGGTCTCGGCGGCGACCTGTTCGCCCTCGTCCACGACGGCGCCGTGAGCGCGCTCAACGCCTCGGGCCGGGCGGGCTCGGGCGCCGATCCCGACCGGCTGCGCGCCGAGGGCCTCGACCGGATGCCCCACCTGTACGACATCCGCTCGGTGCCGGTGCCCGGCTGCGCCGACGGGTGGCTGGCGCTGCACGAGCGGTGGGCCCGCCTGCCGCTCGGCGACCTGCTGGCCCCCGCGATCCGCCTCGCGACGGAGGGCTTCCCCGCCTCGCCGCTGCTCGCCCCGGGCGGGGAGTTCATCGGCTCGCTGGCCGGAGCCCGGGACTTCGCGGCCGTCCGCCGCGCCGGGGACGTGATCCGCAGGCCCGGCGTCGCCAGGGCGCTCACCGCGCTCGCCGAGGGCGGCCGCGCGGCGTTCTACCAGGGCGAGTTCGGCAAGGGCCTGCTGGAGCTGGGCCGCGGTGAATACACCGAGGAGGACCTGGCCCGGCCGAACGCCGACTGGGTGGAGCCGCTGAGCGTCGAGGCGTTCGGGCACCGGGTCTGGACCGTTCCGCCGAACTCCCAGGGCTACCTGCTCCTGCTTGCCCTGGAGATCCTCACCGAACTGGAGCGGCCCGCCGACCCGGCCGACCCGCGCTGGGCCCATCTGCTGGTGGAGGCGGCCAGGGCGGCCGGGCACGACCGCCTGGACGTCCTGCACGAGGCCGCCGTCGCGCCGCTCGGCACGGCCGCCGCGCGCCGCGCGATGATCGACACCGAGCGGCGCTCCCCCGTGCCCGACGCTCCCGCCGGGCCGGGCGACACGACGTACCTGTGCGTAGTCGACGGCGACGGCATGGGCGTCTCGCTCATCCAGTCGAACGCCTCGGGCTTCGGCAGCCTGCTCTTCGAGCCCAACACCGGGATCAACCTGCACAACCGCGGCATCGGCTTCTCGCTCACGCCCGGCCACCCCGCGGAGTACGGCCCGGGCCGGCGGCCGCCCCACACGCTGTGCCCGGCGCTGATCACCCGGCCGGACGGGGCGCTGCGCACGGTCATCGGCACGATGGGCGGCGACGCGCAGCCGCAGATCCTGCTGCAGCTCGTCACCCGGCTGCTCGCCCACGACCAGACGCCCGGCGAGGCGATCGGCGCCCCCCGCTGGGCGCTCGGCAGCGGCACCGGCTTCGACACCTGGCGGTCCGCCCCCGTCGTGGAGGTCGAGGAGGGCGCGCCGTGGGCCGACGGCCTGCGCGAGCGCGGGCACACGGTCGAGCCGGTGGAGTGGGGCTCCGGCTTCGGCCACGCCCACATGATCGACCGGCTCCCGTCGGGCGTGCTCGCCGGGGCGGCCGACCCCCGCGCGCTGATCGGCGCCGCACTCGGCCGCTGA